In the Haliaeetus albicilla chromosome 7, bHalAlb1.1, whole genome shotgun sequence genome, one interval contains:
- the SRCIN1 gene encoding SRC kinase signaling inhibitor 1 isoform X4, translating into MNRQRESCSFNPPLLGEGLARIYRGILAVVGALRPAKEPPSAPGDLGAASPVPPKQFTSRRGSCPAPVDPERTSTHMISADDAEYPREYRTLGNGTRRFSNVGLVHTSERRHTVIAAQSLEALTGLQKSEMERKRDAFMDHLKNKYPQHALALRGQQERMRDQQPNYWSFKTRSSRHSQGSQPGLADQAKLSFASAESLETMSEAELPLGFNRMNRFRQSLPLSRSTSQTKLRSPGVLFLQFGDETRRVHITHEISSMDTLHALIVHMFPQKLTMGMLKSPNTAILIKDESRNVFYELEDVRDIQDRSIIKIYRKEPLYASFPASHITNGDLRREMVYTSRESSPTRRLNNMSPASHLTSGSPPPVLQSSSPSRSRMSYSGGRPPSYAGSPVHHSERLSNLPPAQGVSPSPSAILERRDVKPDEDLAGKNVVLVKNEGLYADPYGMVHEGRLSITSTQSLAGMGDPFGYSGGLYKRGSVRSLSTYSAAALQTELEDSLYKPNAPIYSDTYGPGLGFRMPPSSPQKMADGRLVDVQPGQSPHSPYSGPPSRSSPVRQSFRKDSCSSVFMESPVNKPRNPSSSGPPELFPGPSDRPLSGFGSPGPAKDTETRERMEAMEKQIASLTGLVQSALLRGSEAETPSEKTEATNGGTPPSASTSRSGMGTPVPAPPPPSATSTPAGQPTAITRLHMQLHLHDLQQNASDLRNQLQQLKKLQLQNQETVKTMLRRTETEISVRVTDTMRKHEDPLQRQRSLVEEERLRYLNEEELITQQLNDLEKSVEKIQKDLAHNHRLIPVQELEEKAVVLKQLGETLTDLKAQFPSLQSKMRVVLRVEVEAVKFLKEEPNRLDGLLKRCKTVTDTLAQIRRQVDEGVWTSPSNLSQSPKKVAPETDFSKGLDLEMPTSPPVNLHHLTAVTETLAMPSFGHSPPQTQTHPSKSNNPSRAPEMVPAKTQTGPETPSKKSADKAVSVEAAERDWEEKRAALTQYSAKDINRLLEETQAELMKAIPDLEFAAKHKQATGSGSAASTPEHKPSKPQHAPKSGGKGDPNGRRGSDELTVPRYRTEKPSKSPPPPPPRRSFPSSHGLTTTRSGEVIVTSKKEPGFMKKAESEELETQKPQVKLRRTVSEVVRPASTPPIIASAIKDDDDEDRIIAELEEPLALAAPGSRAFSLPQIVLTEWVSEPPSPEAELEVWVEKGCSEHGDLAGSGGAGGELTPEGGRKCCVSPGISKKSPSAPGYPPASAPRPPSSPSRGHAHATGEMWRFPLAASKVPSLSKHKTSCPARGEGGNAALNAAGRQEGSSKASHQSLLAAQPPRPRGPGAGEAAVPSTGAGNRGSGAIPQFPGDGDPQGGARQSVREASLPPGDSAGVCKRARREDTSPAPACPVPNPRAFPGRDPAPQGSGQSRAERLQEQVAAFSGPSHCAASQGRGGTAPAAGGKGGTEDTGAGGKAAEGLCKGQLSPHRSMTARSKEIYEGTYQRLDSLEETIRELEITISEISSHPSVEFVFPKEPLGQAGSKDASEETKEGLGDLKCRSCDDETALDLSQTKDDAPESLSPSKTKPPLLPKPQLPLDTPQSGGVSIPAMKVVNPASRLKQSQQGSPDKSKHIKQRMEYMRIQGQQQSSQSFTPPVSPASSKEEAGQRPTPLPARAAPIPPRKSGKRRLPKKPPTPPDPTARSPAEHPGIRDAHPPGGEDARRSGQVAAMGDGQHPASPGVPGGRCEGWGRGSGERCRGVRGRAGGAEG; encoded by the exons ACGAGGAGCTCCCGACACTCCCAGGGCTCCCAGCCCGGCTTGGCCGATCAAGCCAAACTCTCCTTCGCTTCGGCCGAATCCCTGGAAACCATGTCGGAAGCAGAGCTGCCCCTGGGGTTCAACAGGATGAACCGGTTCCGGCAGAGCTTGCCCTTATCCCGCTCCACCAGCCAGACGAAGCTGCGATCACCAG GGGTCCTTTTCCTGCAGTTTGGGGATGAGACGAGGCGCGTCCACATCACCCACGAGATCAGCAGCATGGACACTCTGCACGCCCTCATTGTCCACATGTTCCCCCAGAAGCTCACCATGGGGATGCTGAAGTCTCCCAACACTGCCATCCTCATCAAGGACGAGTCGCGCAATGTCTTCTATGAGCTGGAGGATGTCCg TGATATCCAGGACAGAAGtatcattaaaatctacagGAAAGAGCCGCTCTACGCCTCGTTCCCAGCCTCGCACATCACCAATGGCGACCTAAGG AGGGAGATGGTGTACACCTCCAGGGAATCGTCTCCCACCCGCCGGCTGAACAACATGTCCCCGGCTTCCCACCTCACTTCGGGCTCCCCTCCGCCAGTGCTCCAGTCCTCCTCGCCGTCCCGTTCCCGCATGTCCTACAGCGGGGGCCGCCCACCTTCCTACGCCGGCAGCCCCGTCCATCACAGCGAGCGTCTCTCCAACCTGCCGCCTGCCCAGGGCGTCTCGCCCAGTCCCAGCGCCATCCTGGAGCGCCGGGATGTGAAGCCGGACGAGGACTTGGCCGGCAAGAACGTGGTGCTGGTGAAGAACGAGGGGCTGTACGCCGATCCCTACGGAATGGTGCACGAGGGCCGGCTCAGCATCACCTCCACCCAGTCCCTGGCTGGCATGGGAGACCCTTTTGGCTACTCGGGGGGGCTGTACAAGCGGGGGTCCGTTCGCTCCCTCAGCACCTACTCGGCGGCCGCCTTGCAGACGGAGCTGGAGGACAGCCTGTACAAGCCCAACGCGCCCATTTACAGCGACACGTATGGACCCGGCTTGGGTTTCCGCATGCCCCCCTCTTCCCCGCAGAAGATGGCTGATGGTCGGCTGGTGGACGTGCAGCCAGGGCAAAGCCCGCACAGCCCCTACTCGGGACCCCCCAGCCGCTCCTCACCCGTCCGTCAGTCCTTCCGCAAGGACTCCTGCTCCTCCGTCTTCATGGAAAGCCCCGTCAACAAGCCACGCAATCCCAGCTCCTCTGGTCCTCCGGAGCTGTTTCCCGGCCCCAGCGATCGCCCGCTCTCGGGGTTCGGCTCCCCTGGACCAGCTAAGGATACGGAAACGAG GGAGAGGATGGAGGCGATGGAGAAGCAGATCGCCAGCCTGACGGGGCTGGTGCAGAGCGCGCTGCTCCGTGGCTCCGAGGCCGAGACCCCCAG CGAGAAGACAGAAGCCACCAACGGCGGGACCCCCCCATCAGCAT CCACCAGCCGCAGCGGCATGGGGACACCGGTgcccgcgcccccgccacccTCCGCCACCAGCACGCCGGCGGGGCAGCCCACTGCCATCACCCGCTTGCACATGCAGCTGCACCTCCACGACCTGCAGCAGAACGCCAGCGACCTCCGcaaccagctgcagcagctcaagAAGCTGCAG ctgcagaaccAGGAGACGGTGAAGACGATGCTGCGGCGGACGGAGACGGAGATCAGCGTGCGGGTGACGGACACCATGCGCAAACACGAGGACCCCTTGCAGCGCCAGCGCAGCTTGGTGGAGGAGGAACGGCTCCGCTACCTCAACGAGGAGGAGCTGATCACCCAGCAGCTCAA TGACCTGGAGAAGTCGGTGGAGAAGATCCAGAAGGATTTGGCCCACAACCACCGGCTCATCCCtgtgcaggagctggaggagaaggcagtGGTGCTCAAGCAGCTGGGGGAGACGCTGACAGACCTGAAGG cccagttccccagcctgcagagcaAGATGCGGGTGGTGCTGCGGGTGGAGGTGGAAGCAGTCAAATTCCTCAAGGAGGAGCCGAACCGCCTCGACGGTCTGCTCAAACGCTGCAAGACGGTGACGGACACCCTCGCCCAGATCCGCAG GCAAGTGGACGAGGGCGTGTGGACCTCCCCCAGCAACCTCAGCCAGTCCCCCAAGAAAGTGGCCCCTGAGACCGACTTCAGCAAAGGGCTGGATTTGGAGATGCCCACCAGCCCCCCAGTGAACCTCCACCACCTGACGGCTGTCACCGAGACCCTGGCCATGCCCAGCTTTgggcacagccccccccaaacccagacCCATCCCTCCAAGAGCAATAACCCTTCCCGAGCTCCAGAGATGGTACCCGCCAAGACCCAGACGGGGCCGGAGACCCCCAGCAAGAAGAGTGCGGACAAAGCTGTATCTGTGGAG GCTGCCGAGCGGGACTGGGAGGAGAAGCGGGCAGCGCTGACCCAGTACAGCGCCAAGGACATCAACCGTCTCCTGGAGGAGACGCAAGCCGAGCTGATGAAGGCCATCCCTGACCTGGAGTTCGCTGCCAAGCACAAGCAAGCCACGGGCAGCGGTAGCGCTGCCTCCACGCCTGAGCACAAACCCTCCAAGCCGCAGCACGCACCGAAGTCGGGGGGCAAGGGGGACCCCAACGGCCGCAGGGGATCAG ACGAACTGACGGTTCCACGGTACCGGACGGAGAAACCCTCCAAATCGCCGCCACCTCCCCCTCCACGCCGGAGCTTCCCCTCGTCCCATGGGCTGACCACAACCCGCAGCGGCGAAGTCATCGTCACCAGCAAGAAGGAGCCTGGTTTTATGAAG AAGGCCGAGTCGGAGGAGCTGGAGACCCAGAAGCCCCAGGTGAAGCTGAGACGGACGGTGTCAGAGGTGGTCAGGCCAGCGTCCACCCCTCCCATCATTGCGTCTGCCATCAAAGACGACGACGACGAGGACCGCATCATTGCGGAGCTGGAG GAGCCGTTGGCCCTGGCAGCCCCGGGGAGCAGGGCTTTCTCCCTCCCGCAGATTGTGCTCACCGAGTGGGTGTCCGAACCGCCGTCCCCTGAAGCCGAACTGGAGGTGTGGGTGGAAAAGGGCTGCTCGGAGCACGGGGACCTGGCCGGCAGcggaggagcaggaggggagctTACACCCGAGGGGGGAAGGAAATGCTGTGTTTCTCCTGGCATCTCCAAAAAGTCTCCATCCGCACCTGGGTAccctccagcctcagccccGCGGCCCCCGAGCAGCCCATCTCGGGGCCATGCCCATGCAACCGGAGAGATGTGGAGGTTCCCTCTAGCAGCCAGCAAGGTCCCGTCTCTCTCAAAGCATAAAACGAGCTGTCCCGCGcggggagaaggagggaatgCTGCTCTGAACGCTGCCGGCAGGCAAGAAGGCAGCAGCAAGGCTTCTCACCAAAGTCTCTTGGCTGCACAGCCTCCTCGTCCCCGGGGTCCCGGAGCTGGAGAGGCAGCGGTCCCCTCCACCGGTGCAGGCAACAGAGGGTCCGGCGCCATCCCCCAGTTTCCCGGTGATGGGGACCCCCAAGGAGGAGCCAGGCAGAGCGTGCGGGAGGCATCTCTCCCTCCTGGAGACTCTGCTGGGGTTTGCAAACGAGCACGAAGGGAGGACACCtcaccagccccagcctgcccagtgcCAAATCCCAGAGCTTTCCCAGGCAGGGATCCAGCCCCGCAGGGAAGCGGACAGTCCCGGGCTGAGCGTCTCCAGGAGCAGGTCGCTGCTTTCTCAGGGCCAAGCCATTGCGCAGCATCGCAGGGCCGGGGTGGCACGGCTCCGGCTGCCGGCGGCAAAGGTGGCACGGAGGacaccggggcgggggggaaggcggCGGAGGGGCTCTGCAAAGGGCAGTTGTCCCCTCACCGCTCCATGACTGCTCGCAGCAAGGAGATTTACGAAGGCACGTACCAGAGACTGGATAGCCTGGAAGAAACTATCCGTGAGCTGGAGATAACCATCAGTGAGATCAGCAGCCATCCCTCGGTTGAATTTGTATTCCCTAAAGAACCGCTAGGACAAGCGGGATCCAAGGATGCCAGCGAGGAGACCAAGGAAGGTCTGGGGGATCTCAAATGCAGGAGCTGTGATGATGAGACTGCCCTGGACCTCAGTCAGACCAAAGACGATGCTCCCGAGAGTCTATCTCCAAGCAAGACCAAGCCACCTCTGCTACCCAAGCCGCAGCTCCCCCTCGACACTCCGcag AGCGGTGGCGTTTCCATCCCAGCCATGAAGGTGGTGAACCCGGCATCCCGGCTGAAGCAGAGCCAGCAGGGCAGCCCCGACAAAAGCAAGCACATAAAGCAGCGGATGGAGTACATGCGGATccagggccagcagcag aGCTCTCAGAGCTTCACTCCACCGGTTTCACCAGCTTCAAGCAAGGAGGAAGCCGGGCAGCGCCCGACCCCGCTGCCCGCGCGGGCAGCACCCATCCCACCTCGGAAAAGTGGGAAACGGCGGCTGCCGAAGAAGCCCCCGACACCCCCCGACCCGACCGCTCGTTCCCCCGCCGAGCATCCCGGCATCCGCGACGCCCACCCGCCCGGAGGAGAGGATGCTCGGCGCTCCGGCCAGGTCGCAGCGATGGGTGACGGGCAGCACCCCGCCAGCCCCGGCGTTCCCGGGGGACGGTGCGAGGGTTGGGGAAGGGGGAGCGGGGAGAGGTGCCGCGGGGTGCGCGGGCGTGCCGGAGGGGCCGAAGGCTGA
- the SRCIN1 gene encoding SRC kinase signaling inhibitor 1 isoform X3, with the protein MLPRWAKHPFGVSPRAAPRLREQERPAEPGDYRLTPLLVDPERTSTHMISADDAEYPREYRTLGNGTRRFSNVGLVHTSERRHTVIAAQSLEALTGLQKSEMERKRDAFMDHLKNKYPQHALALRGQQERMRDQQPNYWSFKTRSSRHSQGSQPGLADQAKLSFASAESLETMSEAELPLGFNRMNRFRQSLPLSRSTSQTKLRSPGVLFLQFGDETRRVHITHEISSMDTLHALIVHMFPQKLTMGMLKSPNTAILIKDESRNVFYELEDVRDIQDRSIIKIYRKEPLYASFPASHITNGDLRREMVYTSRESSPTRRLNNMSPASHLTSGSPPPVLQSSSPSRSRMSYSGGRPPSYAGSPVHHSERLSNLPPAQGVSPSPSAILERRDVKPDEDLAGKNVVLVKNEGLYADPYGMVHEGRLSITSTQSLAGMGDPFGYSGGLYKRGSVRSLSTYSAAALQTELEDSLYKPNAPIYSDTYGPGLGFRMPPSSPQKMADGRLVDVQPGQSPHSPYSGPPSRSSPVRQSFRKDSCSSVFMESPVNKPRNPSSSGPPELFPGPSDRPLSGFGSPGPAKDTETRERMEAMEKQIASLTGLVQSALLRGSEAETPSEKTEATNGGTPPSASTSRSGMGTPVPAPPPPSATSTPAGQPTAITRLHMQLHLHDLQQNASDLRNQLQQLKKLQLQNQETVKTMLRRTETEISVRVTDTMRKHEDPLQRQRSLVEEERLRYLNEEELITQQLNDLEKSVEKIQKDLAHNHRLIPVQELEEKAVVLKQLGETLTDLKAQFPSLQSKMRVVLRVEVEAVKFLKEEPNRLDGLLKRCKTVTDTLAQIRRQVDEGVWTSPSNLSQSPKKVAPETDFSKGLDLEMPTSPPVNLHHLTAVTETLAMPSFGHSPPQTQTHPSKSNNPSRAPEMVPAKTQTGPETPSKKSADKAVSVEAAERDWEEKRAALTQYSAKDINRLLEETQAELMKAIPDLEFAAKHKQATGSGSAASTPEHKPSKPQHAPKSGGKGDPNGRRGSDELTVPRYRTEKPSKSPPPPPPRRSFPSSHGLTTTRSGEVIVTSKKEPGFMKKAESEELETQKPQVKLRRTVSEVVRPASTPPIIASAIKDDDDEDRIIAELEVFQRSSASPFLPKLRYDPVTAAVSPGHADMWPNGASIAAEGWKEPLALAAPGSRAFSLPQIVLTEWVSEPPSPEAELEVWVEKGCSEHGDLAGSGGAGGELTPEGGRKCCVSPGISKKSPSAPGYPPASAPRPPSSPSRGHAHATGEMWRFPLAASKVPSLSKHKTSCPARGEGGNAALNAAGRQEGSSKASHQSLLAAQPPRPRGPGAGEAAVPSTGAGNRGSGAIPQFPGDGDPQGGARQSVREASLPPGDSAGVCKRARREDTSPAPACPVPNPRAFPGRDPAPQGSGQSRAERLQEQVAAFSGPSHCAASQGRGGTAPAAGGKGGTEDTGAGGKAAEGLCKGQLSPHRSMTARSKEIYEGTYQRLDSLEETIRELEITISEISSHPSVEFVFPKEPLGQAGSKDASEETKEGLGDLKCRSCDDETALDLSQTKDDAPESLSPSKTKPPLLPKPQLPLDTPQSGGVSIPAMKVVNPASRLKQSQQGSPDKSKHIKQRMEYMRIQGQQQSSQSFTPPVSPASSKEEAGQRPTPLPARAAPIPPRKSGKRRLPKKPPTPPDPTARSPAEHPGIRDAHPPGGEDARRSGQVAAMGDGQHPASPGVPGGRCEGWGRGSGERCRGVRGRAGGAEG; encoded by the exons ACGAGGAGCTCCCGACACTCCCAGGGCTCCCAGCCCGGCTTGGCCGATCAAGCCAAACTCTCCTTCGCTTCGGCCGAATCCCTGGAAACCATGTCGGAAGCAGAGCTGCCCCTGGGGTTCAACAGGATGAACCGGTTCCGGCAGAGCTTGCCCTTATCCCGCTCCACCAGCCAGACGAAGCTGCGATCACCAG GGGTCCTTTTCCTGCAGTTTGGGGATGAGACGAGGCGCGTCCACATCACCCACGAGATCAGCAGCATGGACACTCTGCACGCCCTCATTGTCCACATGTTCCCCCAGAAGCTCACCATGGGGATGCTGAAGTCTCCCAACACTGCCATCCTCATCAAGGACGAGTCGCGCAATGTCTTCTATGAGCTGGAGGATGTCCg TGATATCCAGGACAGAAGtatcattaaaatctacagGAAAGAGCCGCTCTACGCCTCGTTCCCAGCCTCGCACATCACCAATGGCGACCTAAGG AGGGAGATGGTGTACACCTCCAGGGAATCGTCTCCCACCCGCCGGCTGAACAACATGTCCCCGGCTTCCCACCTCACTTCGGGCTCCCCTCCGCCAGTGCTCCAGTCCTCCTCGCCGTCCCGTTCCCGCATGTCCTACAGCGGGGGCCGCCCACCTTCCTACGCCGGCAGCCCCGTCCATCACAGCGAGCGTCTCTCCAACCTGCCGCCTGCCCAGGGCGTCTCGCCCAGTCCCAGCGCCATCCTGGAGCGCCGGGATGTGAAGCCGGACGAGGACTTGGCCGGCAAGAACGTGGTGCTGGTGAAGAACGAGGGGCTGTACGCCGATCCCTACGGAATGGTGCACGAGGGCCGGCTCAGCATCACCTCCACCCAGTCCCTGGCTGGCATGGGAGACCCTTTTGGCTACTCGGGGGGGCTGTACAAGCGGGGGTCCGTTCGCTCCCTCAGCACCTACTCGGCGGCCGCCTTGCAGACGGAGCTGGAGGACAGCCTGTACAAGCCCAACGCGCCCATTTACAGCGACACGTATGGACCCGGCTTGGGTTTCCGCATGCCCCCCTCTTCCCCGCAGAAGATGGCTGATGGTCGGCTGGTGGACGTGCAGCCAGGGCAAAGCCCGCACAGCCCCTACTCGGGACCCCCCAGCCGCTCCTCACCCGTCCGTCAGTCCTTCCGCAAGGACTCCTGCTCCTCCGTCTTCATGGAAAGCCCCGTCAACAAGCCACGCAATCCCAGCTCCTCTGGTCCTCCGGAGCTGTTTCCCGGCCCCAGCGATCGCCCGCTCTCGGGGTTCGGCTCCCCTGGACCAGCTAAGGATACGGAAACGAG GGAGAGGATGGAGGCGATGGAGAAGCAGATCGCCAGCCTGACGGGGCTGGTGCAGAGCGCGCTGCTCCGTGGCTCCGAGGCCGAGACCCCCAG CGAGAAGACAGAAGCCACCAACGGCGGGACCCCCCCATCAGCAT CCACCAGCCGCAGCGGCATGGGGACACCGGTgcccgcgcccccgccacccTCCGCCACCAGCACGCCGGCGGGGCAGCCCACTGCCATCACCCGCTTGCACATGCAGCTGCACCTCCACGACCTGCAGCAGAACGCCAGCGACCTCCGcaaccagctgcagcagctcaagAAGCTGCAG ctgcagaaccAGGAGACGGTGAAGACGATGCTGCGGCGGACGGAGACGGAGATCAGCGTGCGGGTGACGGACACCATGCGCAAACACGAGGACCCCTTGCAGCGCCAGCGCAGCTTGGTGGAGGAGGAACGGCTCCGCTACCTCAACGAGGAGGAGCTGATCACCCAGCAGCTCAA TGACCTGGAGAAGTCGGTGGAGAAGATCCAGAAGGATTTGGCCCACAACCACCGGCTCATCCCtgtgcaggagctggaggagaaggcagtGGTGCTCAAGCAGCTGGGGGAGACGCTGACAGACCTGAAGG cccagttccccagcctgcagagcaAGATGCGGGTGGTGCTGCGGGTGGAGGTGGAAGCAGTCAAATTCCTCAAGGAGGAGCCGAACCGCCTCGACGGTCTGCTCAAACGCTGCAAGACGGTGACGGACACCCTCGCCCAGATCCGCAG GCAAGTGGACGAGGGCGTGTGGACCTCCCCCAGCAACCTCAGCCAGTCCCCCAAGAAAGTGGCCCCTGAGACCGACTTCAGCAAAGGGCTGGATTTGGAGATGCCCACCAGCCCCCCAGTGAACCTCCACCACCTGACGGCTGTCACCGAGACCCTGGCCATGCCCAGCTTTgggcacagccccccccaaacccagacCCATCCCTCCAAGAGCAATAACCCTTCCCGAGCTCCAGAGATGGTACCCGCCAAGACCCAGACGGGGCCGGAGACCCCCAGCAAGAAGAGTGCGGACAAAGCTGTATCTGTGGAG GCTGCCGAGCGGGACTGGGAGGAGAAGCGGGCAGCGCTGACCCAGTACAGCGCCAAGGACATCAACCGTCTCCTGGAGGAGACGCAAGCCGAGCTGATGAAGGCCATCCCTGACCTGGAGTTCGCTGCCAAGCACAAGCAAGCCACGGGCAGCGGTAGCGCTGCCTCCACGCCTGAGCACAAACCCTCCAAGCCGCAGCACGCACCGAAGTCGGGGGGCAAGGGGGACCCCAACGGCCGCAGGGGATCAG ACGAACTGACGGTTCCACGGTACCGGACGGAGAAACCCTCCAAATCGCCGCCACCTCCCCCTCCACGCCGGAGCTTCCCCTCGTCCCATGGGCTGACCACAACCCGCAGCGGCGAAGTCATCGTCACCAGCAAGAAGGAGCCTGGTTTTATGAAG AAGGCCGAGTCGGAGGAGCTGGAGACCCAGAAGCCCCAGGTGAAGCTGAGACGGACGGTGTCAGAGGTGGTCAGGCCAGCGTCCACCCCTCCCATCATTGCGTCTGCCATCAAAGACGACGACGACGAGGACCGCATCATTGCGGAGCTGGAG GTGTTTCAGAGAAGCTCTgcctcccctttccttcccaagCTCCGTTACGATCCGGTCACGGCTGCCGTCTCCCCTGGGCACGCAGACATGTGGCCCAACGGAGCCTCCATTGCAGCCGAAGGATGGAAG GAGCCGTTGGCCCTGGCAGCCCCGGGGAGCAGGGCTTTCTCCCTCCCGCAGATTGTGCTCACCGAGTGGGTGTCCGAACCGCCGTCCCCTGAAGCCGAACTGGAGGTGTGGGTGGAAAAGGGCTGCTCGGAGCACGGGGACCTGGCCGGCAGcggaggagcaggaggggagctTACACCCGAGGGGGGAAGGAAATGCTGTGTTTCTCCTGGCATCTCCAAAAAGTCTCCATCCGCACCTGGGTAccctccagcctcagccccGCGGCCCCCGAGCAGCCCATCTCGGGGCCATGCCCATGCAACCGGAGAGATGTGGAGGTTCCCTCTAGCAGCCAGCAAGGTCCCGTCTCTCTCAAAGCATAAAACGAGCTGTCCCGCGcggggagaaggagggaatgCTGCTCTGAACGCTGCCGGCAGGCAAGAAGGCAGCAGCAAGGCTTCTCACCAAAGTCTCTTGGCTGCACAGCCTCCTCGTCCCCGGGGTCCCGGAGCTGGAGAGGCAGCGGTCCCCTCCACCGGTGCAGGCAACAGAGGGTCCGGCGCCATCCCCCAGTTTCCCGGTGATGGGGACCCCCAAGGAGGAGCCAGGCAGAGCGTGCGGGAGGCATCTCTCCCTCCTGGAGACTCTGCTGGGGTTTGCAAACGAGCACGAAGGGAGGACACCtcaccagccccagcctgcccagtgcCAAATCCCAGAGCTTTCCCAGGCAGGGATCCAGCCCCGCAGGGAAGCGGACAGTCCCGGGCTGAGCGTCTCCAGGAGCAGGTCGCTGCTTTCTCAGGGCCAAGCCATTGCGCAGCATCGCAGGGCCGGGGTGGCACGGCTCCGGCTGCCGGCGGCAAAGGTGGCACGGAGGacaccggggcgggggggaaggcggCGGAGGGGCTCTGCAAAGGGCAGTTGTCCCCTCACCGCTCCATGACTGCTCGCAGCAAGGAGATTTACGAAGGCACGTACCAGAGACTGGATAGCCTGGAAGAAACTATCCGTGAGCTGGAGATAACCATCAGTGAGATCAGCAGCCATCCCTCGGTTGAATTTGTATTCCCTAAAGAACCGCTAGGACAAGCGGGATCCAAGGATGCCAGCGAGGAGACCAAGGAAGGTCTGGGGGATCTCAAATGCAGGAGCTGTGATGATGAGACTGCCCTGGACCTCAGTCAGACCAAAGACGATGCTCCCGAGAGTCTATCTCCAAGCAAGACCAAGCCACCTCTGCTACCCAAGCCGCAGCTCCCCCTCGACACTCCGcag AGCGGTGGCGTTTCCATCCCAGCCATGAAGGTGGTGAACCCGGCATCCCGGCTGAAGCAGAGCCAGCAGGGCAGCCCCGACAAAAGCAAGCACATAAAGCAGCGGATGGAGTACATGCGGATccagggccagcagcag aGCTCTCAGAGCTTCACTCCACCGGTTTCACCAGCTTCAAGCAAGGAGGAAGCCGGGCAGCGCCCGACCCCGCTGCCCGCGCGGGCAGCACCCATCCCACCTCGGAAAAGTGGGAAACGGCGGCTGCCGAAGAAGCCCCCGACACCCCCCGACCCGACCGCTCGTTCCCCCGCCGAGCATCCCGGCATCCGCGACGCCCACCCGCCCGGAGGAGAGGATGCTCGGCGCTCCGGCCAGGTCGCAGCGATGGGTGACGGGCAGCACCCCGCCAGCCCCGGCGTTCCCGGGGGACGGTGCGAGGGTTGGGGAAGGGGGAGCGGGGAGAGGTGCCGCGGGGTGCGCGGGCGTGCCGGAGGGGCCGAAGGCTGA